In Desulfobulbus oralis, one DNA window encodes the following:
- the fabZ gene encoding 3-hydroxyacyl-ACP dehydratase FabZ, with protein MKASEEQNAVSVQMPLDAKAIMDLLPHRYPFLLVDRVTDFEAGQSITALKNVSMNELHFLGHFPGEPVMPGVLILEGMAQAGVLLACLSHPELKGKVAYFAGMDKVRFRRIVYPGDQLIYRLTMLRQKGKIIKMAGQAFVDGQLVTEAELMASYL; from the coding sequence ATGAAAGCAAGCGAGGAACAAAACGCGGTCAGCGTGCAGATGCCGCTGGATGCCAAGGCCATTATGGATCTCCTGCCCCACCGTTATCCCTTTCTCCTGGTGGATCGGGTCACCGACTTCGAGGCGGGGCAGAGCATTACGGCCTTGAAAAACGTGAGCATGAACGAACTCCATTTTCTGGGGCATTTCCCCGGCGAACCGGTCATGCCTGGTGTGCTGATTCTGGAAGGCATGGCCCAGGCCGGAGTGCTTCTGGCCTGCCTGTCCCACCCGGAGCTCAAGGGCAAGGTAGCCTATTTCGCCGGCATGGACAAGGTGCGCTTCCGCAGGATTGTCTATCCCGGCGACCAGCTCATCTACCGGCTGACAATGCTCAGGCAAAAGGGCAAAATCATCAAAATGGCTGGTCAGGCCTTTGTGGACGGACAACTGGTCACCGAGGCCGAACTCATGGCCAGCTATCTTTGA
- the lpxD gene encoding UDP-3-O-(3-hydroxymyristoyl)glucosamine N-acyltransferase: MPENNPSFSLGQLAELVGARVQGDADIRIGALNGLEFAEAGELTYILEKKQISQAETSRASAVIVPPDCALAGKPCLIASETAVAVARIHAWLLARPFMATGIHPTAVIGENCSIPEQVSIGPQVVLGNNVRLGEHVRLDAGVVLEDDVNIGDDTVLHAHVVVARGCSIGRRVILHAGVIIGSDGFGFATDSQGRHYKRPQVGTVRIDDDVDIGANTCVDRAAFGTTWIKQGVKIDNLVMVGHNVVIGEGAILVAQVGIAGSTTLGHHVVLGAQAGVAGHLHLGDGVMAAAKSGIHDNLANGAVVGGSPAIPARTWIKAAGVFSRLPKILKELRGLRKEMDALRKTPDEKA; encoded by the coding sequence ATGCCGGAAAACAACCCTTCCTTTTCTCTTGGACAATTGGCAGAACTGGTTGGCGCCCGTGTTCAGGGCGATGCCGATATCCGAATCGGCGCATTGAACGGCCTCGAGTTCGCCGAAGCTGGGGAACTCACCTATATCCTGGAGAAAAAACAGATCTCCCAGGCCGAAACTTCCCGAGCCAGCGCCGTCATTGTGCCCCCGGACTGTGCCCTTGCCGGCAAGCCCTGCCTTATCGCCTCCGAAACCGCAGTCGCCGTGGCCCGCATTCACGCCTGGCTGCTGGCGCGCCCTTTTATGGCCACAGGCATTCACCCGACTGCGGTTATCGGTGAAAACTGCAGCATCCCGGAGCAGGTCAGCATTGGCCCGCAGGTGGTGCTGGGCAACAATGTGCGGCTGGGCGAGCACGTGCGGCTGGACGCGGGGGTGGTGCTGGAAGACGACGTGAACATCGGCGACGACACGGTTCTGCACGCCCACGTGGTGGTGGCCCGCGGCTGCAGCATTGGCAGACGCGTGATTCTGCACGCGGGCGTCATTATCGGCAGCGACGGCTTCGGTTTTGCCACCGACAGCCAGGGCAGGCACTACAAAAGGCCGCAGGTCGGTACGGTGCGCATTGACGACGATGTGGACATCGGCGCCAATACCTGTGTTGACCGGGCCGCCTTCGGCACTACCTGGATAAAGCAGGGCGTGAAGATCGACAACCTCGTCATGGTGGGCCACAACGTGGTCATCGGCGAAGGCGCCATTCTGGTGGCCCAGGTGGGCATTGCCGGCAGCACCACCCTGGGTCACCACGTGGTGCTGGGCGCCCAGGCCGGAGTGGCTGGCCATCTGCATCTGGGCGACGGGGTCATGGCGGCGGCCAAGAGCGGCATTCACGACAATCTCGCAAACGGCGCAGTGGTGGGTGGCTCGCCGGCCATCCCGGCCCGCACCTGGATCAAGGCTGCGGGCGTGTTCAGCCGCCTGCCCAAAATACTGAAAGAGCTCCGGGGCCTGCGCAAGGAAATGGATGCCCTGAGAAAGACCCCGGACGAAAAAGCGTAA
- a CDS encoding exo-beta-N-acetylmuramidase NamZ family protein has protein sequence MFFLGIEALCHDRPAALLGKRLGLLANQSSTDRHFVHARDRIMSAFPGQLRCLFSPQHGFFCEKQDNMIESGHAIDRATGLRVYSLYGETRKPKAQWFADIDVLLVDLPDVGTRIYTFIWTVVHCLERAAETGTQVIILDRPNPIGGVLVEGNLLQADCTSFVGRTAIPMRHGLTMGELARFCNRTMGIGAHLEVVPMQGWRRRDLFPATGLPWVFPSPNMPGFASAQVYPGQVLWEGTNISEGRGTTLPFELFGAPFVEHRAVLDKIAATPLPGCLFRPLAFEPTSGKWAGQTCTGFHLHVTDAESFRPYRSTLALLQALMQLYPGQFAYKKPPYEYEFERLPMDLMIGDQSIRAGLEQGVPVMELERAWAPDLARFLNERSAVLLYD, from the coding sequence ATGTTTTTTTTGGGAATTGAAGCCCTGTGTCACGACCGGCCAGCCGCCCTCCTCGGCAAACGACTGGGTCTGCTCGCCAATCAGTCCTCGACGGACCGGCATTTTGTCCACGCGCGCGACCGCATCATGAGCGCCTTTCCCGGTCAGCTCCGCTGCCTCTTTTCGCCCCAGCACGGTTTCTTCTGTGAAAAGCAGGACAACATGATCGAGTCCGGACACGCCATCGACAGGGCCACCGGGCTCAGGGTCTATTCGCTCTACGGCGAGACCCGGAAGCCAAAAGCCCAGTGGTTCGCCGACATCGACGTGCTGCTGGTTGATCTTCCGGATGTGGGGACCCGCATCTACACATTTATTTGGACTGTGGTGCACTGTCTGGAACGCGCCGCCGAAACCGGCACCCAGGTTATCATCCTCGACCGGCCCAACCCCATTGGCGGGGTCCTTGTCGAAGGCAATCTTCTGCAAGCGGATTGCACATCTTTCGTGGGCCGCACGGCCATTCCCATGCGCCACGGCCTGACCATGGGCGAGCTGGCCAGGTTCTGCAACCGAACAATGGGTATCGGCGCCCATCTCGAAGTCGTGCCCATGCAAGGCTGGCGCCGTCGCGACCTGTTCCCGGCAACCGGACTGCCCTGGGTCTTCCCTTCGCCCAATATGCCAGGCTTTGCCAGCGCCCAGGTCTATCCTGGCCAGGTTTTGTGGGAAGGCACCAATATTTCCGAAGGCCGTGGCACCACCCTGCCCTTCGAACTCTTCGGCGCCCCCTTTGTGGAACACCGGGCCGTGCTGGACAAAATCGCCGCCACGCCACTGCCCGGTTGTCTGTTCCGGCCGCTGGCCTTCGAGCCGACTTCGGGCAAATGGGCTGGGCAAACCTGTACGGGCTTTCATCTGCATGTGACCGATGCCGAAAGCTTTCGCCCCTACCGCAGCACCCTGGCCCTGTTGCAGGCGCTGATGCAGCTCTATCCCGGGCAATTTGCCTACAAAAAACCGCCCTATGAATATGAATTCGAGCGGCTCCCCATGGACCTGATGATTGGAGACCAAAGCATACGCGCTGGTCTGGAACAGGGGGTTCCGGTTATGGAACTGGAGCGTGCCTGGGCACCCGACCTCGCACGCTTTCTGAACGAACGCTCCGCTGTTTTGCTTTACGATTGA
- a CDS encoding outer membrane protein, with the protein MKKVLSIVAVSAFVLTTGVAFAGGPGKRGADATPAGCAEECQQQIDELQAGQAQQNEQLAAQAQEIEALKNKEDVYNPWYVRGAFKFGWGSQKDYLSRDMDNEVGFGGQAAVGKAFGTDFGDFRLEFEYAYQKADLDETDGDVSFQTFMVNGYYDIPVTDIFGLYLTVGAGYGNYSLNAGIVETPNGHVNYVNHTNDTFAYKGGAGMTFNFTDSLALDLGYEYLGSSDATINNGEYTDIRSHNIVTSLRFMF; encoded by the coding sequence ATGAAAAAAGTATTGAGCATTGTTGCTGTTTCCGCCTTTGTTTTGACCACTGGTGTTGCGTTTGCCGGTGGGCCGGGCAAACGTGGTGCCGACGCCACCCCTGCTGGTTGCGCTGAAGAGTGCCAGCAGCAGATCGACGAGCTGCAGGCTGGTCAGGCTCAGCAGAACGAGCAACTGGCTGCCCAGGCTCAGGAAATTGAGGCGCTGAAGAACAAGGAAGATGTGTACAATCCCTGGTATGTCCGTGGCGCATTCAAATTCGGCTGGGGTTCCCAGAAGGATTATTTGAGCCGTGACATGGACAACGAGGTCGGCTTTGGCGGTCAGGCCGCCGTTGGTAAGGCCTTTGGTACCGACTTCGGTGATTTCCGCCTCGAGTTCGAGTACGCCTATCAGAAGGCTGATCTGGATGAGACGGATGGCGATGTCTCCTTCCAGACCTTCATGGTCAACGGCTACTATGACATCCCGGTTACCGATATCTTTGGCCTGTATCTGACCGTGGGCGCTGGTTACGGCAACTACAGCCTGAATGCCGGCATTGTTGAAACGCCGAATGGTCATGTCAACTATGTTAACCACACCAACGATACCTTTGCGTACAAAGGCGGTGCTGGTATGACCTTCAACTTCACCGATTCTCTGGCTCTGGATCTGGGTTACGAGTATTTGGGCAGCTCTGATGCCACGATCAACAACGGCGAATATACCGATATTCGCAGCCACAATATCGTGACCTCTCTCCGCTTCATGTTCTAA
- the miaB gene encoding tRNA (N6-isopentenyl adenosine(37)-C2)-methylthiotransferase MiaB, with product MTAAKTVFIRTFGCQMNERDSEIMAQLLGRCDCRLVSVPEAADLVLVNTCSIRDKAEQKVYSLLGHLRDVQAKYGRPRWLGVAGCVAQQEGERLIERMPVVNLVIGTQQFFRLPELLARLEHGEKHVVALDLSKDFVIPPFQHLLNSPSRADAASGAPVQRFVNIMQGCNNFCSYCVVPYTRGREISRPFADILEEVRLLVDQGTREITLLGQNVNSYGKTNQVAAGPRRFPDLLRAVAQVPGLKRLRFTTSHPKDLDLDLMRCFAELPVLCPHVHLPVQSGSNAVLARMNRGYTAEAYLGKVLELRRLKPDITLATDFIVGFPGETEADFAATLRLLETVRFASSFSFKYSDRPQARASQFPDKIPEDAKAERLAQLQEKQNEITFEYNRALPGRTVEVLVESAGENGQGRTPGNRIVHFTAASGQALPAPGALVQVRIDRAGPHSLTGTWF from the coding sequence ATGACTGCAGCAAAAACCGTCTTTATCCGCACCTTTGGCTGCCAGATGAACGAGCGCGACTCGGAAATCATGGCGCAACTTCTGGGCAGATGCGACTGCCGGCTGGTTTCTGTGCCGGAAGCCGCCGATCTGGTCCTGGTCAACACCTGCAGCATTCGCGACAAGGCTGAGCAGAAAGTGTACAGCCTGCTCGGTCATCTGCGTGATGTACAGGCCAAATACGGCCGGCCGCGCTGGCTTGGCGTGGCCGGTTGCGTGGCCCAGCAGGAAGGCGAACGCCTCATTGAGCGGATGCCGGTGGTGAATCTGGTGATCGGAACCCAGCAGTTTTTCCGGCTGCCGGAGCTGTTGGCCCGGCTGGAACATGGCGAAAAGCACGTGGTGGCGCTGGACCTGAGCAAGGATTTTGTCATTCCGCCCTTCCAGCATCTTCTGAACAGCCCCTCCCGTGCAGATGCTGCGTCTGGAGCGCCAGTCCAGCGCTTTGTCAACATTATGCAGGGCTGCAATAACTTCTGCAGCTACTGCGTGGTGCCCTACACGCGTGGTCGGGAAATCAGCCGCCCTTTTGCGGACATTCTGGAGGAGGTACGGCTCCTGGTTGACCAGGGCACCAGGGAAATCACTCTTTTGGGGCAAAACGTGAATTCCTACGGCAAGACCAATCAGGTGGCAGCCGGGCCCCGGCGTTTTCCGGATTTGCTCCGGGCCGTGGCCCAGGTGCCGGGACTGAAGCGCCTGCGTTTTACCACCTCGCACCCAAAAGACCTGGACCTGGACCTGATGCGCTGTTTTGCCGAACTCCCCGTGCTTTGTCCGCATGTTCATCTGCCGGTACAGTCCGGCTCGAATGCGGTGCTGGCCCGCATGAACCGGGGCTACACTGCAGAAGCCTATCTGGGCAAGGTTTTGGAACTGCGCCGTCTCAAGCCAGATATCACGCTGGCCACTGACTTCATCGTGGGGTTCCCCGGCGAGACCGAAGCGGATTTTGCGGCTACACTGCGGCTTCTGGAAACGGTGCGCTTTGCCAGCTCCTTTTCCTTCAAATATTCCGACCGACCCCAGGCGCGTGCCAGCCAGTTCCCGGACAAAATTCCGGAGGACGCCAAGGCTGAACGCCTGGCCCAATTGCAGGAAAAACAAAATGAAATCACGTTTGAATACAACAGGGCCCTGCCCGGCCGGACTGTAGAGGTGCTGGTCGAATCTGCAGGTGAAAACGGTCAGGGGCGTACGCCCGGGAACCGGATTGTCCATTTTACGGCCGCATCCGGACAGGCCCTGCCTGCTCCGGGCGCACTCGTCCAGGTGCGCATTGACCGGGCCGGGCCGCATTCCCTGACTGGCACCTGGTTTTGA
- the purB gene encoding adenylosuccinate lyase, with protein MERNRDIYQEPLVSRYTSREMQRLFSERYKFTHWRQCWIALAEAQHEMGLTAVSAEMVAQMKAHADDINFEVAETKEKEIRHDVMAHVFAYGQQCPLAEPIIHLGATSQFVVCNTDLMVQREAMQLIRAALLRAIANLAAFARKYAGLPTLGYTHYQAAQPVTVGKRTTLYIQDLLMDLDAIEHWQHQLKARGVKGTVGTQATFLELFAGDHEKVRELDRRVAVKLGFEQSFAVTGQTYPRKWDMKTAETLAGIGVSAHKFAVDLRLLANLKVQEEPFESKQVGSSAMAYKRNPMRAERTCGLARKLMNLPVNFAATAGSQWFERTLDDSAIRRMDIAQAFLLADAVLRLYINISDHMVVYPKQIERHLQEELPFMATEKILMACVARGESRQTMHELIREHSVAAAREVKQNGRDNDLLQRLGEDERVPFTTAELKKLLTDYISFTGRAEAQTHEFLDEIVAPVLQTHAGEFEHRDVTLEV; from the coding sequence ATGGAACGCAACCGGGACATTTATCAGGAACCTTTGGTTTCCCGCTACACCAGCCGGGAAATGCAGCGCCTTTTTTCCGAACGCTACAAATTCACCCACTGGCGCCAATGCTGGATAGCCTTGGCCGAGGCCCAGCACGAAATGGGCCTCACGGCAGTGAGCGCCGAAATGGTCGCCCAGATGAAAGCGCATGCGGACGACATCAACTTCGAGGTCGCCGAGACCAAGGAAAAGGAAATTCGCCATGATGTCATGGCGCATGTCTTTGCCTATGGTCAGCAGTGTCCGCTTGCCGAGCCCATTATCCACCTGGGGGCAACCTCTCAGTTCGTGGTCTGCAACACGGATTTGATGGTCCAGCGTGAGGCCATGCAACTGATCCGTGCGGCGCTGCTCAGGGCTATAGCGAATCTTGCAGCCTTTGCCCGAAAATACGCTGGCTTGCCGACACTGGGCTACACCCATTACCAGGCGGCCCAACCGGTGACCGTAGGCAAGCGCACGACCCTGTATATTCAGGATCTGCTGATGGATCTGGATGCCATAGAACACTGGCAGCATCAGCTCAAGGCGCGCGGCGTCAAGGGCACGGTCGGCACCCAGGCGACCTTTCTTGAGCTCTTTGCCGGCGACCATGAGAAGGTGCGCGAGCTGGACCGCCGGGTCGCCGTCAAGCTGGGCTTTGAGCAGAGTTTTGCCGTCACCGGCCAGACCTATCCGCGCAAGTGGGACATGAAAACCGCGGAAACCCTGGCCGGAATCGGTGTCTCGGCGCATAAGTTTGCGGTGGATCTGCGGCTTCTGGCCAACCTCAAGGTGCAGGAAGAACCCTTTGAGAGCAAGCAGGTCGGCAGCTCCGCCATGGCCTACAAGCGTAACCCCATGCGAGCCGAGCGTACCTGCGGTCTTGCCCGCAAGCTGATGAATCTGCCCGTCAACTTTGCGGCCACGGCCGGCAGCCAGTGGTTCGAGCGCACCCTGGATGATTCGGCCATCCGGCGCATGGATATTGCCCAGGCCTTTTTGCTGGCCGACGCAGTGCTTCGACTCTACATCAACATCAGCGACCACATGGTGGTCTATCCCAAGCAGATCGAGCGCCACCTGCAGGAAGAGCTGCCCTTCATGGCGACCGAGAAAATCCTCATGGCCTGCGTGGCACGTGGCGAAAGCCGGCAGACCATGCATGAACTCATTCGCGAACACTCGGTGGCCGCAGCGCGCGAGGTCAAGCAGAACGGCAGAGACAACGATCTGCTGCAGCGTTTGGGCGAAGACGAACGCGTGCCCTTTACCACGGCTGAACTGAAGAAACTCCTGACAGACTACATAAGCTTTACCGGCCGGGCCGAGGCGCAGACCCACGAGTTCCTGGATGAGATCGTCGCACCGGTCCTGCAGACCCACGCCGGCGAGTTCGAGCACAGGGATGTGACCCTGGAGGTGTAA
- the recJ gene encoding single-stranded-DNA-specific exonuclease RecJ codes for MGYSYVPLTAEDKAAAALLARRLQLSPVLVEILYRRGLTGEAELRAFLYPRLDSLPDPFSMAGMAEAVQVLVQARAEQRPVYIHGDYDVDGITATSLLQGFFAAAGIRSFWYIPRRTEEQYGLSEKSLAKLLRGVQPQEKPVLITVDCGISSMAEVRLAKERFGCASVIITDHHLPGPELPDATAIINPKLSGCGFPFPHLAGVGVAFLFVHALRRALVERHMLSREHMPNLKHCLDLVALGTIADVVPLVGLNRTLVRAGLEVLAARQRDGVAALAASARVMTAAITAEDVAFRLAPRINACGRLGQPELGVQLFLAQDAREARRLVHDMEALNTRRKELEQAIMPAIARACEEQVQKGRAALAIYNPDCHPGILGILASRMVDRFGLPVILFTDDHQASGAEQQGKILKGSGRSVMGVNLHETLTDCQEVIEQFGGHPMAAGLTVALAQLDEFSNLFHKSVLQQMARPAANQARDTPVDYQVETGSFFEDDFLQTMLLMEPCGEGNPEPLFLMPAGPLSQVRTVGNHEHLVFQIETCGRTVSGVGFNLARQYAEFPGNEAALIFKLKQRYVRGREHPQMQVIELLHESGQ; via the coding sequence ATGGGTTATTCGTATGTTCCGCTGACAGCCGAAGACAAGGCTGCTGCCGCGCTGCTGGCCCGGCGCCTGCAGCTTTCCCCTGTGCTCGTGGAAATTTTGTACCGACGCGGCCTGACCGGGGAGGCAGAGCTGAGAGCCTTTCTGTACCCCCGGCTGGACAGCTTGCCCGATCCCTTCAGCATGGCTGGCATGGCCGAGGCCGTACAGGTGCTGGTGCAGGCCAGGGCAGAACAGCGGCCCGTGTATATTCACGGCGACTATGATGTGGACGGCATTACCGCCACGAGCCTGTTGCAGGGCTTTTTCGCTGCGGCTGGCATCCGCTCCTTCTGGTATATCCCCAGGCGCACGGAAGAGCAGTACGGGCTTTCCGAAAAGTCGCTGGCGAAACTGCTGCGCGGTGTGCAGCCGCAGGAAAAGCCGGTGCTGATTACCGTGGACTGCGGCATATCCTCGATGGCAGAGGTGCGGCTGGCCAAAGAGCGCTTTGGCTGTGCGAGTGTCATTATCACCGACCACCACCTGCCCGGCCCCGAACTGCCGGATGCCACAGCCATCATCAATCCAAAGCTGTCGGGTTGCGGTTTCCCGTTTCCGCATCTGGCGGGTGTAGGCGTGGCCTTTCTCTTTGTCCACGCCCTGAGGCGGGCCCTGGTGGAAAGGCATATGCTCAGCCGTGAGCATATGCCGAACCTGAAACATTGCCTTGATCTCGTGGCTCTGGGCACGATCGCCGATGTGGTGCCCCTGGTGGGACTCAACCGCACACTGGTCAGGGCTGGACTGGAGGTACTGGCCGCCCGTCAGCGGGACGGGGTGGCAGCGCTGGCGGCCAGCGCCCGGGTGATGACCGCCGCCATCACCGCCGAAGATGTGGCTTTCCGGCTGGCGCCGCGCATCAACGCCTGCGGCCGGCTCGGCCAGCCGGAACTTGGCGTTCAACTGTTTCTGGCCCAGGATGCGCGGGAGGCCAGGCGTCTGGTTCATGACATGGAAGCACTGAATACCAGGCGCAAGGAACTGGAACAGGCCATCATGCCGGCCATCGCCCGGGCCTGCGAGGAGCAGGTCCAGAAGGGCAGGGCGGCGCTCGCCATCTATAATCCGGACTGCCATCCGGGTATTCTGGGCATTCTCGCGTCGCGGATGGTGGATCGTTTTGGGCTGCCGGTCATTCTGTTTACCGATGACCATCAGGCGAGTGGTGCGGAGCAACAAGGAAAAATCCTCAAAGGTTCGGGCCGTTCGGTCATGGGCGTCAATCTCCATGAAACCCTGACCGACTGTCAGGAAGTGATCGAGCAGTTCGGCGGTCATCCCATGGCGGCCGGGCTGACCGTCGCGCTGGCGCAGCTTGACGAATTTTCGAATCTTTTTCATAAAAGTGTGCTGCAGCAGATGGCCAGGCCTGCCGCAAACCAGGCAAGAGATACGCCGGTTGACTACCAGGTCGAAACAGGTTCTTTTTTCGAGGATGATTTTCTGCAAACCATGTTGCTCATGGAGCCCTGCGGTGAAGGCAATCCGGAGCCGCTTTTCCTGATGCCGGCCGGACCGCTCAGTCAGGTCCGCACGGTCGGCAATCACGAGCATCTGGTTTTTCAGATAGAAACCTGCGGCCGCACCGTATCCGGCGTTGGCTTCAATCTGGCCAGACAGTACGCAGAGTTCCCCGGCAACGAAGCAGCTCTGATCTTCAAGCTGAAGCAGCGTTATGTGCGTGGCCGGGAGCATCCGCAAATGCAGGTCATTGAACTCTTGCACGAATCAGGGCAATGA
- the miaA gene encoding tRNA (adenosine(37)-N6)-dimethylallyltransferase MiaA produces MSPVLVLVGPTAVGKTALSLELAESFGCEIISMDSMQVYRHMDIGTAKATAAERVRVRHHLIDIADPDEQYNAARFVTDARAAMADMRRRGKMPLITGGTGLYLKALNHGLFAAVPIPAAIRDGLRLRLAEEGRAALFRELADCDPESAARIHPNDTQRILRGLEVFQASGRPWSEYLRRQEQDERLAGTPQLLLGLRCERSRLYERIRLRTEKMMQPPFRAEVENLLAMGYDASLPSMQALGYRHMIRHIEGEWPLETACAALVTDTRRYAKRQLTWFRSEAAMHWFDRDEGEAIFRLVARFVHENPLSS; encoded by the coding sequence ATGAGTCCAGTGCTCGTTCTGGTCGGCCCGACCGCTGTCGGCAAAACCGCGCTTTCCCTGGAACTGGCCGAAAGCTTTGGCTGTGAAATCATCTCCATGGACTCCATGCAGGTGTACCGCCACATGGATATCGGCACGGCCAAGGCCACAGCCGCCGAGCGGGTGCGGGTGCGGCACCACCTGATCGATATTGCGGACCCGGACGAGCAGTACAATGCAGCCCGCTTTGTGACCGATGCCCGGGCCGCCATGGCAGATATGCGGCGGCGCGGCAAAATGCCCTTGATCACCGGCGGCACGGGACTGTATTTGAAGGCCCTGAATCACGGGCTCTTTGCAGCCGTCCCGATTCCGGCCGCGATCCGGGATGGCCTCCGGCTCAGGCTGGCGGAAGAGGGCAGGGCGGCTTTATTCCGGGAACTGGCCGACTGTGATCCGGAAAGTGCCGCCCGCATTCACCCAAACGACACCCAGCGGATCCTGCGCGGGCTCGAGGTGTTTCAGGCGAGTGGCCGGCCCTGGTCGGAATATTTGCGACGACAAGAACAGGATGAGCGGCTGGCCGGAACGCCGCAGCTCCTTTTGGGCTTGCGCTGCGAACGCAGCCGGCTCTACGAGCGCATTCGGCTGCGCACCGAAAAAATGATGCAGCCGCCCTTTCGCGCCGAGGTGGAAAATCTTCTGGCCATGGGTTACGATGCCAGTCTGCCGTCCATGCAGGCCCTGGGCTACCGCCACATGATCCGGCACATTGAGGGCGAATGGCCGCTGGAGACGGCCTGCGCGGCGCTTGTGACCGACACCCGTCGCTACGCCAAGCGGCAGCTCACCTGGTTTCGCAGCGAGGCGGCCATGCACTGGTTTGACCGGGACGAAGGCGAAGCCATTTTCCGACTGGTCGCGCGTTTTGTACACGAGAATCCCTTATCTTCCTGA
- a CDS encoding ComEA family DNA-binding protein, protein MNSRACCRDQPPEAEEGPIIRNWRQRGFWLILFVLLILGSDLLPGKDVRNDLLQPQIVPAGGLQVCAAPPAYAAFYNQPLDINLASTQELALLPGIGPVLAGRIVAAREANGPFASPEALLQVAGIGSQTLAALKPHICTQ, encoded by the coding sequence ATGAACAGCAGGGCATGCTGCCGCGATCAGCCGCCTGAGGCAGAGGAAGGGCCGATCATCCGCAACTGGCGGCAGCGCGGATTCTGGCTGATCCTCTTCGTTCTGCTCATACTTGGGTCCGATCTGCTCCCCGGAAAGGATGTCCGAAACGATCTCCTTCAGCCGCAGATTGTACCAGCCGGCGGCTTGCAGGTCTGCGCTGCGCCGCCTGCCTATGCAGCCTTTTACAACCAGCCCCTGGACATCAACCTCGCAAGCACCCAGGAGCTTGCCCTGCTGCCCGGCATCGGGCCTGTGCTGGCCGGCCGTATCGTGGCGGCGCGGGAGGCAAACGGTCCTTTTGCGAGTCCGGAAGCCTTGCTCCAGGTTGCGGGCATCGGCAGCCAGACCCTCGCCGCCCTGAAACCCCATATCTGTACCCAATGA